From a region of the Helianthus annuus cultivar XRQ/B chromosome 5, HanXRQr2.0-SUNRISE, whole genome shotgun sequence genome:
- the LOC110941866 gene encoding zinc-finger homeodomain protein 2 → MQTSSPYNNNNNHLIRESSSETVDHGLDPDRFPGTGASVTPISVGSKLLKSTVQVPRYRECLKNHAANMGGNITDGCGEFMPSGDDGTLEALKCAACNCHRNFHRIEYPTTSPSTGPFLQLPPPLPSPSPSPSFHHHHHHRTPPALSHHHPHHPHPNWASSINAPPVKMAFGGSLGGGTGGAESSSEELNFNTGAHINAPQYGVTKKRFRTKFTQDQKDKMLEFAEKVGWRIPREDDPEVQRFCADVGVKRKVLKVWMHNNKATSGKKQAQDSNDNIN, encoded by the coding sequence aTGCAGACTTCATCTccttacaacaacaacaacaaccacttGATCAGAGAATCATCATCCGAAACTGTGGATCATGGGTTGGATCCAGATCGGTTTCCGGGTACCGGAGCTTCAGTCACACCGATCTCCGTAGGATCTAAGTTGTTGAAATCAACGGTCCAGGTTCCAAGATATCGAGAATGCCTCAAAAACCATGCTGCTAACATGGGTGGAAACATAACTGATGGATGTGGAGAGTTTATGCCGTCAGGTGACGACGGAACCCTAGAAGCACTAAAATGCGCCGCTTGCAACTGCCACCGTAATTTCCACCGTATAGAGTACCCTACCACCAGCCCCTCCACCGGACCTTTCCTCCAACTCCCCCCACCGCTACCCTCCCCATCTCCATCCCCATCattccaccaccatcatcaccaccgtaCCCCACCCGCCCTTTcgcaccaccacccccaccacccgCACCCCAactgggcttcgtccatcaacgCCCCACCCGTCAAAATGGCGTTTGGAGGAAGCCTTGGGGGTGGCACTGGAGGAGCTGAGTCCTCAAGTGAGGAACTGAATTTTAATACCGGAGCGCATATTAATGCGCCCCAGTATGGGGTGACGAAGAAAAGATTTAGAACAAAATTTACACAAGATCAGAAGGATAAAATGCTGGAGTTTGCTGAGAAAGTAGGGTGGAGAATCCCTAGAGAAGATGATCCTGAAGTTCAAAGATTTTGTGCAGATGTTGGAGTTAAAAGAAAAGTCCTCAAGGTTTGGATGCATAATAATAAAGCCACTTCTGGGAAAAAGCAAGCTCAAGATTCCAATGACAACATTAATTGA
- the LOC110943961 gene encoding uncharacterized protein LOC110943961: MNGNDTRQPTNDIEGALGKWQVKVLQFYAVVMLPIRRSLFALVSELECDPFLHSFHFSLILWPIKQSRDLWDLVEQGVNNAEPDAKKLKNVKKRDAHAMAIIQQAVHDHLFSRIAAAELSKESWDILKMEYQGDTQVKAIKLQGLRREFENLSMKDNETVGEYFSRVMGNVSQKRAYGEIISDQTIVEKILRSLSPKFDHIVPSIEESFDLSKLTPVRLMGSLQSQKERINNRSHEKIEKFEEHALQVMQEGNRSSNARGRGRGGYRGLQFD; encoded by the exons ATGAATGGCAACGACACTAGGCAACCTACAAACGACATCGAAGGAGCACTTGGAAAGTGGCAGGTGAAG GTTTTGCAGTTTTATGCCGTTGTAATGCTGCCTATAAGACGCAGCCTTTTTGCTT tggtatcagagcttgagTGTGATCCTTTCCTCCATTCCTTTCACTTCTCTCTCATTCTATGGCCGATCAAACAA TCTAGAGATCTTTGGGATCTGGTGGAACAAGGAGTCAACAATGCTGAACCTGATGCGAAGAAACTCAAGAATGTTAAGAAAAGAGATGCTCATGCCATGGCCATTATCCAACAGGCCGTTCATGATCATCTATTTTCTCGAATTGCAGCTGCTGAATTATCCAAGGAGAGTTGGGATATACTGAAGATGGAGTATCAAGGAGATACCCAAGTGAAAGCTATAAAATTGCAAGGATTAAGAAGAGAGTTTGAGAATCTCTCTATGAAAGACAATGAAACAGTTGGAGAATACTTCTCTAGAGTCATGGGGAATGTGAGCCAGAAGAGAGCATATGGGGAGATCATTTCTGATCAAACCATAGTTGAGAAGATACTTCGAAGTTTATCTCCGAAGTTTGATCACATTGTTCCATCTATTGAAGAATCCTTTGATCTGTCCAAACTCACTCCTGTGAGGCTGATGGGTTCTTTGCAATCACAAAAAGAAAGAATAAATAACAGATCTCATGAGAAAATAGAAAAGTTTGAAGAACATGCCCTGCAGGTTATGCAAGAAGGAAATCGGTCATCAAATGCACGTGGCAGAGGACGTGGAGGTTACAGAGGCCTGCAGTTTGATTAA